One Kineococcus aurantiacus genomic window carries:
- a CDS encoding GlsB/YeaQ/YmgE family stress response membrane protein produces MTVTGIITAIVVGLIIGALARLVLPGRQNISILLTIIVGIVAALIGTALARGLGVADTNGFDWIELVFQVVVAAIGVSIVGSLRGRRR; encoded by the coding sequence GTGACCGTCACCGGCATCATCACCGCCATCGTCGTGGGCCTGATCATCGGCGCGCTCGCGCGCCTGGTCCTGCCCGGCCGGCAGAACATCAGCATCCTGCTGACGATCATCGTCGGCATCGTCGCGGCCCTCATCGGGACCGCGCTGGCCCGCGGCCTCGGCGTCGCGGACACCAACGGGTTCGACTGGATCGAACTCGTCTTCCAGGTGGTCGTCGCGGCCATCGGCGTCTCGATCGTGGGTTCGCTCCGCGGCCGTCGCCGCTGA
- a CDS encoding LacI family DNA-binding transcriptional regulator, whose amino-acid sequence MRDVAAEAGVSAMTVSNALTGRRPVSDATRRLVLETVERLGYQVNVAARSLRQGRTGVVGIAVPTLDSHYYSRLSHRLVLAFSRAGLATVVEETRASREGELAAFRDSRLNAYDGLVIAALGLNEPEIDALSREVPVVVLGEQELHRTVDHVSMPNVAGAEAATRLLLERGCRDLALVGFPTVDHLEEVSLPEGAAFALRARGFANVVGGAGVRARAAYAGVTQADGARCARDLLARGEVPDGIFCVTDTLAFGVVRALADHGVRVPDDVLVVGFDDVEDAQFHIPSLTSVAPDLDGLVDRTVDLLARRIATPAAEPQDVTVGYRLVERESTTRPR is encoded by the coding sequence ATGCGCGACGTCGCGGCCGAGGCCGGCGTCTCGGCGATGACCGTCTCCAACGCCCTCACGGGCCGGAGGCCGGTCAGCGACGCCACCCGCCGCCTGGTCCTGGAGACCGTCGAGCGGCTCGGCTACCAGGTCAACGTCGCCGCCCGCAGCCTGCGGCAGGGCCGCACGGGCGTGGTCGGCATCGCGGTCCCCACCCTCGACAGCCACTACTACAGCCGCCTGAGCCACCGCCTCGTCCTGGCGTTCTCCCGGGCCGGGCTGGCGACGGTCGTGGAGGAGACGCGCGCCAGCCGCGAGGGTGAGCTGGCCGCGTTCCGCGACTCCCGGCTCAACGCCTACGACGGCCTGGTCATCGCCGCGCTGGGGCTGAACGAGCCCGAGATCGACGCCCTCAGCCGCGAGGTGCCCGTCGTGGTCCTGGGCGAGCAGGAGCTGCACCGCACCGTCGACCACGTGAGCATGCCGAACGTCGCCGGGGCCGAGGCCGCGACCCGGCTGCTCCTGGAGCGGGGCTGCCGGGACCTGGCGCTGGTCGGCTTCCCCACCGTCGACCACCTCGAGGAGGTCAGCCTCCCCGAGGGCGCGGCGTTCGCCCTGCGGGCGCGGGGGTTCGCGAACGTCGTGGGCGGGGCCGGCGTGCGGGCCCGCGCCGCCTACGCCGGCGTGACGCAGGCCGACGGCGCCCGGTGCGCCCGCGACCTGCTGGCCCGCGGGGAGGTCCCCGACGGGATCTTCTGCGTCACCGACACCCTGGCCTTCGGGGTGGTGCGGGCCCTGGCCGACCACGGCGTGCGGGTCCCCGACGACGTGCTCGTCGTGGGGTTCGACGACGTCGAGGACGCGCAGTTCCACATCCCCTCGCTGACCTCGGTGGCCCCGGACCTGGACGGGCTGGTCGACCGGACCGTCGACCTGCTCGCCCGCCGCATCGCCACCCCGGCCGCCGAGCCGCAGGACGTCACCGTCGGCTACCGCCTCGTGGAGCGGGAGTCGACGACGCGCCCGCGCTGA
- a CDS encoding LysE family transporter, with product MLTLLSGLLFGLSLIVAIGAQNTFVIKQGVRGEHVGAVVAVCVVSDVVLIGAGVAGAGALVQAAPGVLTVLRVAGAVFLLAYGAFALRRAWRPGALHADTSGRAAGLRPVVATAAALTWLNPHVYLDTVVLLGSVAAAHGAQRWWFGAGAALGSVLWFTLLGRGARFLRPVFARPAAWRVLDLSVAVVMAVLAVQLLRGA from the coding sequence GTGCTCACCCTCCTGTCGGGCCTGCTGTTCGGCCTGTCCCTCATCGTCGCGATCGGCGCGCAGAACACCTTCGTCATCAAGCAGGGCGTGCGCGGTGAGCACGTGGGCGCGGTCGTCGCGGTGTGCGTGGTCAGCGACGTCGTCCTCATCGGCGCCGGGGTGGCCGGCGCCGGGGCGCTCGTCCAGGCCGCCCCGGGGGTCCTGACCGTCCTGCGCGTCGCCGGTGCGGTGTTCCTGCTGGCCTACGGGGCCTTCGCCCTGCGCCGCGCGTGGCGCCCCGGGGCGCTGCACGCCGACACCTCGGGCCGGGCCGCCGGCCTGCGCCCGGTCGTGGCGACGGCGGCCGCCCTGACCTGGCTGAACCCCCACGTCTACCTGGACACCGTCGTGCTGCTCGGCTCGGTCGCTGCGGCGCACGGCGCGCAGCGGTGGTGGTTCGGCGCCGGCGCGGCCCTGGGCAGCGTGCTGTGGTTCACGCTGCTGGGCCGCGGCGCCCGCTTCCTGCGACCGGTGTTCGCCCGGCCCGCGGCCTGGCGCGTGCTGGACCTGTCGGTCGCGGTCGTCATGGCCGTGCTGGCCGTGCAGCTGCTGCGCGGAGCCTGA
- a CDS encoding ABC transporter permease subunit, producing MKTPAGPRRKLTFDRVSLVVVFLGIPVALYLLFVLYPFTQAAWYSLTSWSGFTATQEFVGLDNYVKLARDGLFLEAVGNSLVLLLVVPALTLVLSFALACLLTFGGSSTGAVRGLAGASFYRVVSFFPYVVPAIVVGIIFGRVYDPSAGLVNGVLTGVGLDRFTDFAWLGDPSTAMAATIAVIVWSFVGFYMVLFVAAIRGIPAEVFEAARLDGAGRFRTAVSVAVPGIAGSLRTAYVYLGIFALDAFVFLAALNPDGGPGNSTLVITQQIFTTAFKEGRFGLACAMGVLLAVLTFLFTGIVFGAGRVLARRGERTGPRGVRP from the coding sequence GTGAAGACCCCCGCCGGACCCCGCCGGAAGCTGACGTTCGACCGGGTCAGCCTCGTGGTGGTGTTCCTCGGGATCCCCGTGGCGCTCTACCTGCTGTTCGTCCTCTACCCCTTCACCCAGGCCGCGTGGTACTCGCTGACGTCGTGGTCCGGCTTCACCGCCACCCAGGAGTTCGTCGGGCTGGACAACTACGTGAAGCTGGCCCGCGACGGGCTGTTCCTCGAGGCGGTCGGCAACAGCCTCGTGCTGCTGCTCGTCGTCCCGGCCCTGACGCTGGTGCTCAGCTTCGCCCTGGCCTGCCTGCTGACGTTCGGTGGCTCCTCGACGGGGGCGGTGCGGGGGCTGGCGGGCGCGTCGTTCTACCGCGTCGTCTCGTTCTTCCCCTACGTGGTGCCCGCCATCGTCGTGGGCATCATCTTCGGGCGGGTCTACGACCCCAGCGCCGGTCTGGTGAACGGCGTCCTCACCGGCGTCGGGCTGGACCGGTTCACCGACTTCGCCTGGCTCGGGGACCCCTCGACGGCGATGGCGGCCACGATCGCCGTCATCGTCTGGAGCTTCGTCGGGTTCTACATGGTGCTGTTCGTGGCCGCGATCCGCGGCATCCCCGCGGAGGTCTTCGAGGCCGCCCGCCTCGACGGGGCCGGCCGGTTCCGGACGGCCGTGTCCGTCGCCGTCCCCGGCATCGCCGGGTCGCTGCGCACGGCGTACGTGTACCTGGGGATCTTCGCCCTCGACGCGTTCGTCTTCCTCGCCGCCCTCAACCCCGACGGCGGCCCGGGCAACTCCACCCTCGTCATCACCCAGCAGATCTTCACGACGGCGTTCAAGGAGGGCCGGTTCGGCCTGGCCTGCGCCATGGGCGTGCTGCTGGCCGTCCTGACGTTCCTGTTCACCGGGATCGTCTTCGGCGCCGGGCGCGTGCTGGCCCGCCGCGGGGAGCGGACCGGCCCGCGGGGGGTGCGCCCGTGA
- a CDS encoding LysR family transcriptional regulator ArgP has protein sequence MDLDLAQLRALAAVVAEGTFEAAARTLHLTPSAVSQRIRALEGAAGRVLVVRSKPVRPTEAGRAVLRLAREVELLAADARREIGGTDRAPVLPVAVNADSLATWFLRAVAPLAGEFCFDLRREDQERTGELLRTGAVVAAVTTEAVPVPGCTSTPLGAVHYQPCATAAFARRWFGEGATREALARAPVVVFDRDDDLQDGWLRGFGAPDPPRHHVPATSDFAEAVRWGFGWGMLLPEQAATFGPGELVDLDPGGGVDVLLHWQRWKIRSPSLDRLTEAVLAAWR, from the coding sequence ATGGACCTCGACCTCGCCCAGCTGCGCGCCCTGGCCGCCGTCGTGGCCGAGGGGACGTTCGAGGCGGCCGCCCGGACCCTGCACCTGACCCCCTCGGCGGTCAGCCAGCGCATCCGCGCGCTGGAGGGCGCCGCGGGCCGGGTGCTGGTCGTGCGCAGCAAGCCGGTGCGGCCCACCGAGGCCGGCCGGGCGGTGCTGCGGCTGGCCCGCGAGGTCGAGCTGCTGGCAGCCGACGCCCGCCGCGAGATCGGCGGCACCGACCGCGCGCCCGTGCTGCCCGTCGCCGTGAACGCGGACTCCCTGGCCACCTGGTTCCTGCGCGCCGTCGCGCCGCTGGCCGGTGAGTTCTGCTTCGACCTGCGCCGGGAGGACCAGGAGCGGACGGGGGAGCTCCTGCGGACCGGCGCCGTCGTCGCCGCCGTCACGACCGAGGCCGTCCCCGTCCCCGGGTGCACGTCGACCCCGCTGGGCGCGGTCCACTACCAGCCGTGCGCCACGGCCGCCTTCGCCCGCCGCTGGTTCGGCGAGGGCGCCACCCGCGAGGCCCTGGCCCGCGCGCCGGTGGTCGTCTTCGACCGCGACGACGACCTGCAGGACGGGTGGCTGCGGGGGTTCGGCGCGCCCGACCCGCCCCGGCACCACGTCCCGGCCACCTCCGACTTCGCCGAGGCCGTCCGGTGGGGGTTCGGCTGGGGGATGCTCCTGCCCGAGCAGGCCGCGACGTTCGGGCCGGGGGAGCTGGTGGACCTCGACCCCGGCGGCGGCGTCGACGTGCTGCTGCACTGGCAGCGGTGGAAGATCCGCTCGCCGTCGCTGGACCGGCTCACCGAGGCGGTCCTGGCCGCCTGGCGGTGA
- a CDS encoding carbohydrate ABC transporter permease, which yields MSAVTERALAPRAAAPTRRGPSGERAVAVGSHTVLGIWSLLVLLPFAWTLVSSFKTTREIFASPFSLPQEWRFENYVNAWRTAGIGSYFLNSVVVVVCALALTMVMGAMSAYVLARFSFRGRTVLRYLVVAGLTFPVFLAVVPLFFILRQVGVLNTLPGLILSYATYAYPFTVFFLMSFFEELPGEVAEAASIDGASEWRTFFQVMLPMAGPGLAAVAILNFVGLWNQYLLPVVLNSDRDNYVLTQGLGAFASSSGYDVDFGALFAGAVMTILPVLVVYLVFQRRLQGAVAAGGLK from the coding sequence GTGAGCGCCGTCACCGAGCGGGCGCTGGCCCCGCGCGCGGCCGCGCCGACCCGGCGCGGGCCGTCGGGGGAGCGGGCCGTCGCGGTCGGCTCGCACACGGTGCTGGGGATCTGGTCGCTGCTGGTCCTGCTGCCGTTCGCGTGGACGCTCGTGTCCAGCTTCAAGACGACGCGGGAGATCTTCGCCTCCCCGTTCTCGCTGCCGCAGGAGTGGCGGTTCGAGAACTACGTCAACGCCTGGCGCACGGCCGGCATCGGGTCGTACTTCCTCAACTCCGTCGTCGTCGTGGTGTGCGCCCTGGCGCTGACGATGGTCATGGGGGCGATGTCGGCGTACGTGCTGGCGCGGTTCTCCTTCCGCGGCCGCACCGTCCTGCGCTACCTCGTCGTGGCGGGCCTGACGTTCCCGGTGTTCCTCGCCGTCGTGCCGCTGTTCTTCATCCTGCGCCAGGTCGGGGTCCTGAACACCCTGCCCGGGCTGATCCTCAGCTACGCGACGTATGCCTACCCGTTCACGGTGTTCTTCCTCATGAGCTTCTTCGAGGAGCTGCCCGGGGAGGTCGCCGAGGCCGCCTCGATCGACGGGGCCAGCGAGTGGCGCACGTTCTTCCAGGTCATGCTGCCGATGGCCGGCCCGGGCCTGGCGGCCGTCGCGATCCTCAACTTCGTCGGGTTGTGGAACCAGTACCTGCTGCCGGTGGTGCTGAACTCCGACCGCGACAACTACGTGCTGACGCAGGGGCTGGGGGCGTTCGCCTCCTCGTCGGGCTACGACGTCGACTTCGGGGCCCTGTTCGCCGGGGCCGTCATGACGATCCTGCCCGTCCTGGTCGTCTACCTGGTGTTCCAGCGCCGGCTGCAGGGGGCGGTCGCGGCCGGCGGGCTGAAGTGA
- a CDS encoding alpha-L-arabinofuranosidase C-terminal domain-containing protein: protein MLTDDDRPTALDAATTTGTRPTQRVHAVLDVDLPGPRISRHLYGHFAEHLGRCVYGGFWVGEDSPLPNEGGLRLDVVEALRALDIPNLRWPGGCFADTYHWRDGVGPREDRPTMVNSHWGDVVEDNSFGTHEFMALCELLGADPYVSANVGSGTVREAAEWIEYLTRADDSPMARLRRANGRDEPWKVPFWGLGNEPWGCGGGMSSGAYAELARQFGTYSLDHGDNHLYRIAAGAADADYRWTEVLMQNLGRYLGVGEVSGHGTNTYQAISFHHYTIVGENWDAKGSATEFDADEYYRTMVKATEIERIIAGHANVMDAYDPDKRVGLVLDEWGTWFDVEPGTNPGFLFQQNTLRDALVASVHFDAFHRHADRLVMANIAQTVNVLQAMLLTDGDALVLTPSYHVFAMNKGHHDAASLPLAVRGVAPSRLVQGADLPTFSASASTKDGQVLVSLTNLDAEEPLDVEVDVRGAAAGTPVGRVLTAPEITAHNTATATPVQVRALDDVSLTDGVLRVTLPAHSFATVTFPTRD, encoded by the coding sequence GTGCTCACCGACGACGACCGCCCCACCGCACTCGACGCAGCGACCACCACCGGCACCCGGCCGACCCAGCGCGTCCACGCCGTCCTGGACGTGGACCTGCCCGGCCCGCGCATCAGCCGGCACCTGTACGGGCACTTCGCCGAGCACCTCGGCCGATGCGTCTACGGCGGGTTCTGGGTGGGGGAGGACTCCCCCCTGCCCAACGAGGGCGGCCTGCGCCTCGACGTCGTCGAGGCCCTGCGCGCCCTGGACATCCCCAACCTGCGCTGGCCCGGCGGCTGCTTCGCCGACACCTACCACTGGCGCGACGGGGTGGGCCCGCGCGAGGACCGCCCCACGATGGTCAACTCCCACTGGGGCGACGTCGTCGAGGACAACTCCTTCGGCACGCACGAGTTCATGGCCCTGTGCGAACTGCTCGGCGCCGACCCCTACGTCTCGGCGAACGTCGGCAGCGGCACCGTCCGCGAGGCCGCCGAGTGGATCGAGTACCTCACCCGCGCCGACGACTCGCCCATGGCCCGGCTGCGCCGCGCCAACGGCCGCGACGAGCCGTGGAAGGTCCCGTTCTGGGGCCTGGGCAACGAACCGTGGGGCTGCGGCGGCGGCATGAGCTCGGGCGCCTACGCCGAACTCGCCCGCCAGTTCGGCACCTACAGCCTCGACCACGGCGACAACCACCTCTACCGGATCGCCGCCGGCGCCGCCGACGCCGACTACCGCTGGACCGAGGTGCTCATGCAGAACCTCGGCCGGTACCTCGGCGTGGGGGAGGTCTCCGGCCACGGGACGAACACCTACCAGGCGATCTCCTTCCACCACTACACGATCGTCGGGGAGAACTGGGACGCCAAGGGCTCGGCCACCGAGTTCGACGCCGACGAGTACTACCGCACCATGGTCAAGGCCACCGAGATCGAGCGCATCATCGCCGGTCACGCCAACGTCATGGACGCCTACGACCCCGACAAGCGCGTCGGTCTCGTCCTGGACGAGTGGGGCACCTGGTTCGACGTCGAGCCCGGGACGAACCCCGGGTTCCTCTTCCAGCAGAACACCCTGCGCGACGCCCTCGTCGCCAGCGTCCACTTCGACGCCTTCCACCGGCACGCCGACCGGCTCGTCATGGCCAACATCGCCCAGACGGTCAACGTGCTGCAGGCCATGCTCCTGACCGACGGCGACGCACTCGTCCTCACCCCCAGCTACCACGTGTTCGCCATGAACAAGGGTCACCACGACGCGGCCTCCCTGCCGCTGGCCGTGCGCGGGGTCGCACCCTCGCGCCTGGTCCAGGGGGCGGACCTGCCCACGTTCTCGGCCTCCGCCAGCACCAAGGACGGCCAGGTGCTGGTGTCGCTGACCAACCTCGACGCCGAGGAGCCGCTGGACGTCGAGGTCGACGTGCGCGGCGCCGCGGCGGGGACCCCGGTGGGCCGGGTACTGACCGCCCCGGAGATCACCGCCCACAACACCGCCACCGCCACGCCCGTGCAGGTCCGCGCGCTCGACGACGTGAGCCTCACCGACGGGGTCCTGCGGGTGACGCTGCCCGCGCACAGCTTCGCCACGGTCACGTTCCCCACCCGCGACTGA
- a CDS encoding BadF/BadG/BcrA/BcrD ATPase family protein: protein MNPAGVVLAVDAGGSTTRALVLDGAGEPLARATTGPGNPTAVGVETALSALRGAVSAALARAGRGPGEVVSAVVASAGSDRLVSAGRLAAHLGLDPATPFRRVPDLLAMFHSAADEDDGAGLIAGTGSVAARVRDGALDRVVGGTGWLLGDAGSGFWVGHRVVRAVTADLDGTGPPTTLTAAVLTEFGLADDRRPREGRPFVLGELVDAAYGAEPVRLARLAPSCFAAAGAGDAVAAGIVAAAQDELAVLVRAVAGPGPLVVGGSVWRRGIEATLTGAATGALREALAGRDVRPADDGLLGAAVLALRPLGCDPLRLRAAAARPARP from the coding sequence GTGAACCCGGCCGGTGTCGTGCTGGCGGTCGACGCGGGGGGCAGCACCACCCGCGCGCTCGTCCTCGACGGGGCCGGGGAACCGCTGGCCCGGGCCACCACGGGCCCGGGCAACCCCACGGCCGTCGGGGTCGAGACGGCGCTGAGCGCCCTGCGCGGCGCGGTGTCCGCGGCGCTGGCCCGGGCCGGCCGCGGCCCCGGCGAGGTCGTCTCGGCCGTCGTGGCCAGCGCCGGCTCGGACCGGCTCGTCAGCGCCGGGCGCCTGGCCGCGCACCTGGGGCTCGACCCCGCGACGCCGTTCCGCCGCGTCCCGGACCTGCTCGCGATGTTCCACTCCGCCGCCGACGAGGACGACGGGGCGGGCCTCATCGCCGGCACCGGGTCGGTGGCGGCCCGGGTCCGCGACGGCGCCCTGGACCGCGTCGTCGGCGGGACCGGCTGGCTGCTGGGCGACGCGGGGTCCGGCTTCTGGGTCGGGCACCGCGTGGTGCGGGCCGTCACGGCCGACCTGGACGGCACCGGCCCGCCCACGACGCTCACCGCGGCCGTCCTCACCGAGTTCGGCCTGGCCGACGACCGGCGGCCGCGGGAGGGCCGGCCGTTCGTGCTGGGTGAGCTCGTCGACGCCGCCTACGGCGCCGAGCCCGTGCGGCTGGCCCGGCTGGCCCCCTCCTGCTTCGCGGCGGCCGGGGCCGGTGACGCCGTCGCCGCCGGCATCGTCGCGGCGGCGCAGGACGAGCTGGCGGTCCTCGTGCGCGCGGTCGCCGGGCCCGGCCCGCTCGTGGTGGGGGGCAGCGTGTGGCGGCGCGGCATCGAGGCCACGCTCACGGGGGCGGCCACCGGTGCGCTGCGCGAGGCGCTGGCCGGCCGGGACGTGCGGCCCGCCGACGACGGGCTGCTGGGGGCGGCCGTGCTGGCGCTGCGCCCCCTGGGGTGCGACCCCCTCAGGCTCCGCGCAGCAGCTGCACGGCCAGCACGGCCATGA
- a CDS encoding extracellular solute-binding protein produces MSPRTTPRRAFLALALGAPVAASLAACGDSGPGGSSGGGGGGADAAATMWILTGQPAEGIRTDAVTAFNESHPDAKIGLSSFQNDAYKAKIRTAIGADQAPTIIPTWGGGGLRDYVKNGQVEDLTPFFAENAELKDKLFASAFGAATVDGKIYALPCENVSPIVMYYNKTAFEKIGADLPKTWDDVMALVPEFNAAGIAPFALGGQSRWTNMMWLEYLYDRIGGPELFTSIYDGQPDAWSQPDSIDALTKVQDLVKADGFIKGFASITADSNADQALLYSGKAAMMLHGAWTYGSMKTDGGDFVTGGHLAYTTFPTVTGGKGDPANTVGNPAGYYAMSSKATDEAKAAAKQFFAEGVVTDATTKAWAASGSVPVVTGVDAQFAGSDDADWLTFVYDLASGAPSFQQSWDQALSPTQAEALLDNIEKLFGLAVTPQEFADAMNAAV; encoded by the coding sequence ATGTCGCCTCGCACCACCCCCCGTCGCGCCTTCCTGGCGCTCGCCCTCGGCGCCCCCGTGGCCGCCTCCCTGGCCGCCTGCGGCGACTCCGGCCCCGGCGGCAGCAGCGGCGGTGGCGGCGGCGGCGCGGACGCCGCGGCCACCATGTGGATCCTCACCGGCCAGCCGGCCGAGGGCATCCGCACCGACGCCGTCACCGCCTTCAACGAGTCCCACCCCGACGCGAAGATCGGCCTGTCGTCGTTCCAGAACGACGCGTACAAGGCGAAGATCCGCACCGCCATCGGGGCCGACCAGGCCCCGACGATCATCCCCACCTGGGGCGGTGGTGGCCTGCGCGACTACGTCAAGAACGGCCAGGTGGAGGACCTCACGCCGTTCTTCGCCGAGAACGCCGAGCTGAAGGACAAGCTGTTCGCCAGCGCCTTCGGGGCCGCGACGGTCGACGGGAAGATCTACGCCCTCCCGTGCGAGAACGTCTCCCCCATCGTCATGTACTACAACAAGACGGCCTTCGAGAAGATCGGCGCGGACCTGCCGAAGACGTGGGACGACGTCATGGCGCTGGTCCCGGAGTTCAACGCCGCCGGCATCGCGCCGTTCGCCCTGGGCGGGCAGTCGCGCTGGACGAACATGATGTGGCTGGAGTACCTCTACGACCGCATCGGCGGCCCGGAGCTGTTCACCTCCATCTACGACGGCCAGCCCGACGCCTGGTCCCAGCCGGACTCGATCGACGCCCTCACCAAGGTGCAGGACCTCGTGAAGGCCGACGGCTTCATCAAGGGGTTCGCCTCCATCACGGCCGACTCCAACGCCGACCAGGCCCTGCTCTACAGCGGCAAGGCCGCGATGATGCTGCACGGCGCCTGGACCTACGGCTCCATGAAGACCGACGGCGGCGACTTCGTCACCGGTGGCCACCTGGCGTACACGACCTTCCCGACGGTGACCGGCGGCAAGGGCGACCCGGCCAACACCGTCGGCAACCCCGCCGGCTACTACGCGATGTCCTCCAAGGCCACCGACGAGGCCAAGGCGGCGGCCAAGCAGTTCTTCGCCGAGGGCGTCGTCACCGACGCCACGACGAAGGCGTGGGCGGCCTCGGGCTCGGTGCCGGTCGTCACGGGCGTGGACGCGCAGTTCGCCGGCTCCGACGACGCCGACTGGCTGACGTTCGTCTACGACCTGGCCTCCGGGGCGCCGTCCTTCCAGCAGTCCTGGGACCAGGCGCTGTCGCCCACGCAGGCCGAGGCGCTGCTGGACAACATCGAGAAGCTGTTCGGCCTGGCCGTCACGCCGCAGGAGTTCGCCGACGCCATGAACGCGGCGGTGTGA
- a CDS encoding cation:proton antiporter: MLSPVLFTLAGASALVAALLPRVVDRLPVNLPMAFLGGGVLLGLVPGLPTVDPLKHSEATQHVTELVVIISLMGAGLALDRAVGWRRWASTWRLIVVAMPLTIALVAWAGWALAGLPVAAALLLGAALAPTDPVLAGDVQVGEPADEEGTEDEVRFALTSEAGLNDGAAFPVVHLAVVLATTGFSVVALRDWFLEDVALRGVVGVVSGCLIGWVLGRLFFHSPLPSLRLADDAEGFTALAVTFLAYGVTELVHGYGFVAVFVAACTIRSAERAHGAHRVAHEFVEQVERMLTAWVLLLLGAALTDGLLDALTWRLALVGVLLVVVVRPLVGYLSLLRSPGGPRERWVISVFGVRGIGSLFYLAYALGEGEFPAEQLWATVGFTVALSVAVHGISAAPVVGALDAARSQHARSRRRRDVAATHL, from the coding sequence GTGCTCTCCCCGGTCCTGTTCACCCTCGCGGGCGCCAGCGCCCTCGTCGCGGCGCTGCTGCCCCGGGTGGTGGACCGGCTGCCGGTCAACCTGCCGATGGCCTTCCTCGGGGGCGGGGTCCTGCTGGGCCTCGTCCCCGGGTTGCCGACCGTCGACCCGCTCAAGCACAGCGAGGCCACCCAGCACGTCACCGAGCTCGTCGTCATCATCTCCCTCATGGGGGCGGGCCTGGCCCTGGACCGCGCCGTCGGCTGGCGGCGCTGGGCCTCCACCTGGCGGCTCATCGTCGTCGCGATGCCGCTGACCATCGCGCTCGTGGCCTGGGCGGGCTGGGCGCTGGCGGGTCTGCCCGTCGCGGCCGCCCTCCTGCTGGGCGCGGCCCTGGCCCCGACCGACCCGGTGCTCGCCGGTGACGTGCAGGTCGGGGAACCGGCCGACGAGGAGGGCACCGAGGACGAGGTCCGCTTCGCCCTCACCAGCGAGGCCGGGCTCAACGACGGTGCCGCCTTCCCCGTCGTGCACCTCGCCGTGGTCCTGGCGACCACCGGTTTCTCCGTGGTCGCGCTGCGCGACTGGTTCCTCGAGGACGTCGCGCTGCGCGGCGTCGTGGGCGTCGTGTCCGGGTGCCTCATCGGCTGGGTCCTGGGCCGGCTGTTCTTCCACTCCCCGCTGCCGTCGCTGCGGCTGGCCGACGACGCCGAGGGTTTCACCGCCCTGGCCGTGACGTTCCTGGCCTACGGCGTGACCGAGCTCGTCCACGGGTACGGGTTCGTCGCCGTCTTCGTCGCCGCCTGCACCATCCGCTCGGCCGAGCGGGCGCACGGCGCCCACCGGGTCGCCCACGAGTTCGTCGAGCAGGTCGAGCGGATGCTGACCGCCTGGGTGCTGCTGCTGCTCGGCGCGGCCCTCACCGACGGGCTGCTGGACGCGCTGACCTGGCGGCTGGCCCTCGTCGGGGTCCTGCTCGTCGTGGTGGTCCGGCCCCTGGTGGGGTACCTGAGCCTGCTGCGCAGCCCCGGCGGGCCGCGGGAGCGGTGGGTCATCTCCGTCTTCGGCGTCCGCGGGATCGGGTCCCTGTTCTACCTGGCCTACGCCCTGGGCGAGGGCGAGTTCCCCGCCGAGCAGCTGTGGGCGACCGTCGGTTTCACCGTCGCGCTGTCGGTCGCCGTGCACGGGATCAGCGCGGCCCCGGTCGTGGGGGCGCTGGACGCCGCCCGGTCCCAGCACGCCCGCAGCCGCCGGCGCCGCGACGTCGCCGCCACCCACCTCTGA
- a CDS encoding DUF427 domain-containing protein: MAESCWDYPRPPRLEPARRRVRVLAPDGAVLADVPADPSAPRAWRVLETSHPPTYYVAGDAVAAGRLRPAAGTSWCEWKGQASYVDLLDAGGRVVRERAAWTYPHPTPGFEPLAGAFAFYPSGVRCLLDDEEVLAQEGDFYGGWISSEVTGPFKGAPGTLGW; encoded by the coding sequence GTGGCCGAATCCTGCTGGGACTACCCGCGCCCACCGCGCCTGGAACCCGCCCGCCGTCGCGTGCGGGTCCTGGCTCCCGACGGCGCCGTCCTGGCCGACGTGCCCGCCGACCCCTCGGCCCCGCGCGCCTGGCGGGTCCTGGAGACCTCGCACCCGCCGACGTACTACGTCGCCGGGGACGCCGTGGCGGCCGGGCGGCTGCGCCCGGCGGCCGGGACGAGCTGGTGCGAGTGGAAGGGGCAGGCGTCGTACGTGGACCTGCTGGACGCCGGGGGGCGGGTCGTGCGCGAGCGCGCGGCGTGGACGTACCCGCACCCCACCCCCGGGTTCGAGCCGCTGGCCGGTGCGTTCGCGTTCTACCCCTCCGGGGTGCGCTGCCTGCTCGACGACGAGGAGGTGCTGGCCCAGGAGGGGGACTTCTACGGCGGGTGGATCAGCTCGGAGGTGACCGGGCCGTTCAAGGGGGCGCCCGGGACGCTGGGCTGGTGA